From Pirellulales bacterium:
AAGTGGTCCGCGATTTTTTGGATAAATCGCATTTCGAGAAGCTGATGCAGGCCAAGGGCATCGCCCACGACACGTCGGTCGTGTTTTACGGCGATAAGAACAACTGGTGGGCCTGCTACGCCTTTTGGGTGTTTAAGCTCTTCGGCCATGAAAATTGCTTCATCATGGACGGCGGCCGAAAACGCTGGGAACTCGACGGCCGGCCGCTGGTGCGCGATCCCGAGCCAACTTATTCGGCAACCGAATACCACGCCAAAGAGCCAGATCTTTCGATCCGCGCGTTTCGCGACGAAGTGCTGAAGCATCAGCGGTCTGCCAAGCCGCTTGTGGATGTCCGCTCGCCGGGCGAATACACGGGCCAACTGCTCCATATGCCCGATTATCCGCAAGAGGGCGCCCTCCGCGGTGGCCATATTCCAGGAGCGGTCAATATTCCCTGGGCCAAGGCGGCCAATGAAGACGGCACGTTCCGCTCGGCCAAGGAACTCGAAAACCTCTATCTCAAAGAGCACGGCCTGAAACGCCGCAGCCGCGTCGTGGCCTACTGCCGGATCGGCGAGCGCTCGAGCCACACCTGGTTCGTGCTGCGCTATTTACTTGGGTTCCCGCAGGTGAAGAATTACGATGGCTCGTGGACCGAATGGGGCAACTCGGTCGGAGTGCCGATCGAACGCGGCGCCGGCCCGGAGGCAACCCTAGCAAACGCCGAGGCAGCAAACCCCGAGGCAGCAAACCCCGAGACCGCAAACCCCGAGACCGCAACGCACGAACCGGCAGCGCAACCTCACACCGAGCCGAAGCCGATGGCGGAAACCGCCGCCGTCTCGAATCCTGCCTGAACAACATTCAAGAAATGCGCTCGCGCCGCTTCATTCTCGCTAACGCTTCGGGCTAGTATCC
This genomic window contains:
- a CDS encoding sulfurtransferase, whose protein sequence is MAKYAFPDVLVSTAWVDEHRHDPGVRLVEADEDVLLYSQGHIAGAVRLDWHVDLQNQVVRDFLDKSHFEKLMQAKGIAHDTSVVFYGDKNNWWACYAFWVFKLFGHENCFIMDGGRKRWELDGRPLVRDPEPTYSATEYHAKEPDLSIRAFRDEVLKHQRSAKPLVDVRSPGEYTGQLLHMPDYPQEGALRGGHIPGAVNIPWAKAANEDGTFRSAKELENLYLKEHGLKRRSRVVAYCRIGERSSHTWFVLRYLLGFPQVKNYDGSWTEWGNSVGVPIERGAGPEATLANAEAANPEAANPETANPETATHEPAAQPHTEPKPMAETAAVSNPA